From one Streptococcus pneumoniae genomic stretch:
- the ilvC gene encoding ketol-acid reductoisomerase: MAVEMQYEKDVTVAALDGKKIAVIGYGSQGHAHAQNLRDTGHDVIIGVRAGKSFDKAKEDGFETFEVAEAAKQADVIMILAPDEIQADLYAEEIGPNLEAGNALGFAHGFNIHFGFIKVPAEVDVFMCAPKGPGHLVRRTFEEGFGVPALYAVYQDATGNAKHIAMDWAKGVGSARVGLLETTFKEETEEDLFGEQAVLCGGLTALMEAGFEVLTEAGYAPELAYFEVLHEMKLIVDLIYEGGFKKMRQSISNTAEFGDYVSGPRVITDQVKENMKAVLADIQSGKFANDFVEDYKAGRPRMEEYRKAAADLEIEKVGAELRKAMPFVGKNDDDAFKIYN; this comes from the coding sequence ATGGCAGTAGAAATGCAATACGAAAAAGATGTAACAGTAGCAGCACTTGACGGGAAAAAAATCGCCGTGATCGGATACGGTTCACAAGGTCATGCCCATGCGCAAAACTTGCGTGATACAGGTCATGACGTGATCATCGGTGTGCGTGCTGGTAAGTCATTTGACAAGGCAAAAGAAGACGGATTTGAGACATTTGAAGTAGCAGAAGCTGCAAAACAAGCAGATGTGATCATGATTTTGGCGCCTGATGAAATTCAAGCAGACCTTTACGCAGAAGAAATCGGACCAAACTTGGAAGCTGGAAATGCGCTTGGTTTCGCTCACGGATTCAACATCCATTTTGGATTTATCAAGGTTCCGGCAGAAGTCGATGTCTTTATGTGTGCGCCAAAAGGACCTGGTCACTTGGTTCGTCGTACCTTTGAAGAAGGCTTTGGTGTGCCAGCCCTTTATGCGGTTTACCAAGACGCGACTGGCAATGCCAAGCATATCGCTATGGACTGGGCAAAAGGTGTTGGTTCAGCCCGTGTTGGATTGCTTGAGACAACCTTTAAAGAAGAGACTGAAGAAGATTTGTTTGGGGAGCAAGCCGTTCTCTGTGGTGGTTTGACAGCCCTTATGGAAGCTGGATTTGAAGTCTTGACAGAAGCAGGATATGCGCCAGAATTGGCTTACTTTGAAGTGCTCCATGAAATGAAACTCATTGTTGACTTGATCTACGAAGGTGGCTTTAAGAAAATGCGCCAATCTATCTCAAACACAGCTGAATTTGGAGACTATGTATCAGGTCCTCGTGTGATTACTGACCAAGTCAAAGAAAACATGAAGGCTGTCCTTGCAGACATCCAATCTGGCAAATTTGCTAATGACTTTGTTGAAGACTACAAAGCAGGTCGTCCACGCATGGAAGAATACCGCAAAGCAGCTGCTGACCTTGAAATTGAAAAAGTGGGAGCAGAGCTTCGTAAAGCGATGCCATTTGTCGGTAAAAATGATGACGATGCCTTCAAAATCTACAACTAA
- a CDS encoding acetolactate synthase large subunit yields the protein MKKITLESPKTGSELLLDTLLELGVDTIFGYPGGAVLPLYDAIYQFKGIRHILGRHEQGCLHEAEGYAKSTGKIGVAIVTSGPGATNAITGIADAMSDSVPLLVFTGQVGISGIGKDAFQEADIVGITMPITKYNYQVRETAEIPRVITEAIHIATTGRPGPVVIDLPKDVSAKETDFIYDTTVDLPSYQPVTLPNELQIKKIIKQLAKAKKPVILAGGGVSYAGASKDLIAFAERYQIPVVTTLLGQGTIATDHSLFLGMGGMHGSYAANIAMTETDFMINIGSRFDDRLTGNPKTFAKNAKVVHVDIDPAEIGKIIAVDIPVVGDAKETLQMLLDEPMVKNHTEKWIERVTDNKRRVRSYDKKERVVQPQAVIERVGELTKGEAIVVTDVGQHQMWAAQYYPYKEERQLVTSGGLGTMGFGIPAAIGAKLANPDKEVVLFVGDGGFQMTNQELAILNGYGIPIKVILLNNHSLGMVRQWQESFYEGRTSESVFESEPDFQLLAAAYGIKHYKFANPETLYDDLEVLQENVPMLIEVDISRKEHVLPMVPAGKSNAEMLGVKFHA from the coding sequence ATGAAAAAAATCACGCTTGAGTCGCCTAAAACAGGCTCGGAATTACTGCTAGATACCTTATTAGAATTAGGTGTGGATACGATTTTTGGTTATCCTGGTGGCGCTGTATTGCCTTTATATGATGCGATTTATCAGTTCAAAGGGATTCGTCATATCTTGGGACGTCATGAGCAGGGCTGTTTGCATGAGGCAGAGGGCTATGCCAAATCGACTGGAAAGATTGGTGTAGCGATTGTGACCAGTGGTCCTGGGGCGACAAATGCCATTACTGGGATTGCCGATGCTATGAGTGACAGTGTGCCACTCCTTGTCTTTACAGGGCAGGTCGGCATTTCAGGGATCGGAAAAGATGCCTTTCAGGAGGCAGATATTGTCGGTATTACCATGCCGATTACGAAGTATAATTACCAAGTGCGTGAAACAGCTGAAATTCCGCGCGTGATTACAGAAGCCATTCATATTGCTACAACGGGTCGTCCGGGTCCTGTGGTGATTGATTTGCCAAAGGACGTGTCGGCTAAGGAGACAGATTTTATCTATGATACGACTGTTGATTTGCCTAGTTATCAGCCAGTTACTTTGCCAAATGAATTGCAGATTAAAAAGATTATCAAGCAATTAGCCAAGGCAAAGAAGCCTGTTATCCTAGCAGGGGGTGGTGTTAGCTACGCTGGAGCCTCAAAGGATTTGATTGCCTTTGCAGAGCGTTATCAGATTCCTGTGGTGACAACCCTTTTGGGGCAAGGAACGATTGCGACTGACCATTCTTTATTCTTGGGTATGGGAGGGATGCATGGCTCTTATGCGGCTAATATCGCTATGACCGAGACAGATTTTATGATCAATATTGGATCGCGCTTTGATGATCGTCTGACGGGAAATCCGAAAACCTTTGCGAAAAATGCCAAAGTTGTTCATGTGGATATTGACCCAGCAGAGATTGGCAAGATTATTGCGGTGGATATTCCTGTGGTAGGAGATGCTAAGGAAACGCTTCAAATGCTACTGGATGAGCCTATGGTTAAAAATCATACTGAAAAATGGATTGAGCGTGTGACTGATAATAAACGTCGCGTGCGTTCCTATGATAAAAAAGAGCGCGTGGTACAGCCGCAGGCAGTCATTGAGCGCGTGGGTGAGTTGACAAAAGGTGAGGCGATTGTCGTCACAGACGTTGGGCAACACCAGATGTGGGCTGCTCAGTACTATCCTTATAAGGAGGAACGTCAGTTGGTCACTTCTGGCGGACTTGGGACGATGGGCTTTGGGATTCCAGCAGCTATCGGTGCTAAATTAGCCAATCCAGACAAGGAAGTGGTCTTATTTGTCGGAGATGGTGGCTTTCAGATGACTAACCAAGAATTGGCTATTTTAAATGGATACGGTATTCCGATCAAGGTTATTTTGCTCAATAACCACTCCTTGGGCATGGTGCGTCAGTGGCAAGAATCCTTCTATGAGGGACGGACTAGCGAGTCAGTGTTTGAAAGCGAGCCGGATTTTCAACTGTTAGCCGCAGCTTATGGCATTAAGCACTATAAGTTTGCGAATCCTGAGACCTTGTACGATGATTTGGAAGTTCTTCAAGAAAATGTACCGATGCTGATTGAAGTGGATATTTCCAGAAAAGAGCATGTGCTTCCAATGGTGCCTGCGGGCAAGAGCAATGCAGAGATGTTGGGGGTGAAGTTCCATGCGTAG
- the ilvN gene encoding acetolactate synthase small subunit, translating into MRRMLTAKLQNRSGVLNRFTGVLSRRQVNIESISVGATEDENVSRITIIIDVASLNEVEQIIKQLNRQIDVIRIRDITDKPHLEREVILVKMAAPASKRAEILAIIQPFRATVVDVAPSSITIQMTGDAEKSEALLRVIRPYGIKNIARTGATGFTRD; encoded by the coding sequence ATGCGTAGAATGTTAACAGCAAAACTGCAAAATCGCTCAGGTGTTTTGAACCGCTTTACAGGAGTTCTTTCGAGACGTCAGGTCAATATCGAGAGTATTTCTGTCGGAGCGACGGAAGACGAAAATGTATCACGGATTACGATTATTATTGATGTAGCATCTCTTAATGAGGTGGAGCAGATTATCAAGCAATTAAATCGACAAATCGATGTGATTCGTATTCGAGATATTACGGACAAGCCACACTTGGAGCGAGAGGTGATCTTGGTGAAAATGGCAGCACCAGCCAGCAAGCGGGCAGAGATTTTGGCGATTATTCAGCCGTTTCGAGCGACAGTTGTTGATGTGGCGCCAAGCTCTATCACCATTCAGATGACTGGAGATGCAGAAAAGAGTGAAGCCCTCTTGCGTGTGATTCGTCCTTACGGAATTAAAAATATCGCACGAACAGGCGCAACTGGATTTACACGTGATTAA